The sequence ACATAAATATCCAATCTCACATTAGGCCTCAATGGGGTCCCTTCATTAAGCAATTGCCTCCTCAAAATGTTCCTATTGTAAATTGCTGCATTTTGTAGTGTGGCACCAATTTCATTTGTGTCACCTTTTGATGGCCATCCTGTCTCAGAAATTTTAACTTCAAGTCCATTAAATCCCATTCTTGCAATCGCAAAAATCGCGGCGTCGACTTGAGCATACAACATGTTGTCATAGTGTAGCTTTGTGTATGGATCAACCATCCCTTCATTTGAATTGAATAACACATAGTCTAAGGAAATTTTGTTGGGATTGTCTTTATAAGCAAAATAAGGATATGCATTGATCCAAAAAGGTGATTTTGTAGTTGCTAAAAATTGCAAGAATTGTTGCATTATTTGATTAAGGTCAGTCCTAAAACTACCAGCTGAAGGAGGGTAAGAATTTGCTAAAACTGCAAGTGAATTAGGGGAAGATACTTGAATGTATTGGCTTAGTCCTGTTTTAACAAGTGCTGCATGGATGTTAACCATGGCTGGCACAAGATATGTCATTAAGGACGTGTCTTCGTCTGTGAATATCTCGTTGCCTACCGCGATCCCCGTGATGTTTGTGGCTGGAAAATAGGGCCTAATGTGGCTAGTTACCCATTGAAGGGCTTGTTGTTGGTCACATAATGTGGCTAACATTTGATTCTCCACTGTCACAATTAACTCTATGTTGGAGTTGGCAAATGTTGTCAACACTTGAGGGTTTGTGTCGTAGATTCTTGCCTTTGTTATCTTTAGAGCATGCAAAAGTTGTAGGACTTTCTCTGGTGGTGGTAAATTGTTTGCTACTTGACCATAATTAATCCCAAGTGATTCTACTTCTCTAATATTGTTCAAACCTGTTGCATACATAACTCACAATATTAATCTAAGTAATCATAATGGCATTAACAAGAAATACTtagcactactaaaaaaaatgcGAATTTGTGATGGAGGTAAAATGTTTCTAACACGACGGAAAGGAAAAAAGTTAAGTACTTACCTAATAAAATTAGGAGAAAGAATGTTACAAGAAATTGCAACAATGAAGTTCTTGATCTCAAAGGGGCATCCATTGATTgaataaacaaatttaaaaatggattcttgattgattgattgatgtttcttagaagagaagagagagagagaattgtGGGAGGGAAGGAAGAAGTATGAAGGGAGGTATATATAGGCATCTATGTTTTGacaattcttttctttacttgcatgaatttatatatgttttttttttagtataGTAATATTATTTTGGTGGGCAAAAAAATTAAGTTTGCTTTTGGCTTCTTATTAATTGTGGACAGGTTTTTGAATGACTTTGTCTCGTCatcttaatttttcttcactgatgGGTTCTTTTGGGTTTTACCAGTTAGTTCCATTTTTGTCGTCTTTTCAAAGAGGTCACCAATTAGTCCACTTGACAAGTATACCCCTTTCTTCATTCAAAAGAAAACAgctatattgatattttatttggcACTAAGTGATAGGCAATCCCAAATATTTGGGCTATTTTTGATGTTTATTGTAAACTATTAAGGAAAAAGTTGTTTGTCTAATCTCGATATAAGATGGTGAATCTAGAATtatggtacatgcatggttggacattttcatgaaaaaataaggaaaaagtcCGGTCCATAAGAAAAGCTGAATCCACacttaaattatataagtgacttATTATACactttaactatataaaaatcaaattttttacaCCCTGTAAAACATTATACCATTTGCATGTGGTGTGGTATTGCACACGCGCCTGCCAAGTCAGcatgatacaaaaaaataataaatttattattttcataaatttttcttttttctttttaatttaaattctttttctttcttcttcaatatacaaaacctccattgttatccaaaacctccattgttatgagttcaattttttttttctttttcttcaatatccaaaacctccattatTGTCCAAAACCTTCATTGTTATGagctcaattttttttcttcaatgtccaatTATAGATACACTTTTCTACACAGTGAAATCCAATTATATGTGCAGAAaagttttatccttttttttttctaacttgatATTTATCTTGTTTAACAGACAAGGTGCGGCACTGAAATTGCATCAAATTTATCATTGGCGATGCAGCTCCGGCAGCGATTCCTTGATACACCGCCGCGCATACCTAAACTCTACACATTACCCACACAATACAAAACCTCACTACCTCAGTAGTACTATAATTTCCCCCAAAACTAAAAACGTCAAAACACCAACAACAACCTCAATCCCCAAACTATTTAATGGAAAGCTTCATAATGAAAAACTTCACCAACAAAAATCCAAATTTCTCCTCAGAGAAGCCTACTGATTTGTACGCATTTGCAGCTTCGACGGGATCGATAATTAGGTTCGATGGTTGAATTGAAttgggagaagaagaagaaggaggaattTCACCCATTGTTAATCGTTCGAAACTCATTAacaacttgaaattgaaattggaattttcagtttggggatttttaaatttggagaaaagaagaagatggatgttggggatttttgaatttggagaagaagaagatggatgtttagaaaccttcaaaaattctaaacatcttttttttagtttgaggatttttgaatttggagaagaagaagatgaattggaattggaattttcagttttaacttttattttgtgttattttttaatttagatgcgcctatttttaattaaataattatatttttttcacgtCAGATTTAGGGGGTAAAAAATTTCACTTTCAAGTAGTTTAAgtgtgtattaggtcacttcAATAGTTTATGTATGTCTTAGACTTTTTGACTATAATTTAGgatggaaacgatgtcttttctcaaaataaaataaaataaaagaattatataTAATGAATTTAAGTTTCATATGATCCCATTTTTCTATAACAACATCATCATATAGTAACATTTCATTATAAATATCAAGTTTTTCCTGAAAGTAATTTTCTATGTTATACAAAgtgattttattcatcttttttttttttttttatctataacAATCAATTAAGATTTAAATGTCAAATGTTATTATAGGATGTATCACAGTTAAAGGCTATAGCAACCAAAAAGAAAACATCTCGAGAAAAAGGAGGCtgttatatattcataaattaagTCATTTTAGAAGAGAAATACACTCAAATTTTTTGTGATAAATACTTGTAATTAGTAACTAACATGTTCTcacatatttaaatttaaaataggatatttatatcaaattattatGGGTAAAAGTTATAATAAATTTGCTTTGAGTATTTACACCGAATCGACCAGTTTaacttatctataatctatatctatatctataatatataatatattaaaagtgtgaagacaattagaaaagtgatttgaactttttgtccttcattaaaagacttttctttagataaaactgtcGTAGATTAATGTCCTAAAattagatatcaaaataatacaactaattTTACTCATGAATtaattggatcaaaatcgaagctttgtgatcactattatatttttttatagtttacaggtagtagatgaatgtcagttgactttgaagaattttttgtgtaaaggtttggtttaattgtattgttttgatatctttattatcttattgttttattttaatttacaaatactagatgaatgtgggtcggctttgaaaaaattttgttaggtttaattgtattattgtaatatctctattagtttgttattttgtggtagtttacagttcgtagatgaatctcgatcggttttgagaaatttttgtgtgtaaaatttaagtttagttgtattgttttgatatcacttttatcgtattattttgttgcagtttacaggtaatagataaatgttgatcgattttgaggaatttttgtatgtaaaggttaggtttagttgtattattttgatatctctattatcgtattattttggtattgtttacagtggtagatgagtgtcggatgactttgagaaaatttttgtgtgtaaagatttaattgtattattttgatgtctctatcattgtattattttgttgcaatttacataTGGTAGATGACTGTCgatcgattttttaaaatatttttggtaaagctTAGGTTTGATAAATATATTCTCCATGTTTACATacttaaaagatattaaatttaattattatattcatctttattatttaaacaaatatcctatttagtgtaatgtttgaactcattaaagtgaggtacacgcgtaaggtgcgtacacctaaactagccCTAAATAAAAATGTATACTAGCTAAGCACAATTAATAATAATTGTGTATATGCTAAGGTCATGCATCAATTTTTGTGTGTGTCTTCTTCAATCCTTAATTTGACAATTTTAGTACATCTcactttttcattttatatatttttcacttGACAATTCGAGATTTACTAtaatcttcttcaacttttttgttttttccacCTATTTAAAGCCAACAATTGTATGAAGAGGTTTTGAGGCCTAAATTCCCTTTTCAGAATAACACTATGAAGAAAAGACCTTTCATGCGGTTAAGATAATTGACAATGTTAGATATCTCTTCTCAAATTTGACTCTATAAGTACtgaatttccttattattatttgCATAATcttcttttcaattaaaaaaaaaaaaagttgtataaataattttgacaaaGAGTATATGTGTCAAATGAATATATACTGTTGGAGAGTTGTAATTCCATTTCAAGAAAGCTGTCTTTTGTGAGTTTTACCAGCATATTGTCTTATGCAGTCAATTTTCAACATAATTAAGTAGTATATTCAATCTATTCCTAAAAAAAATCTTGTACTAAAAAGGTACATGTCAAAATAAACATTGATGAAATTAAAGGTTTAATTCCTTGGGATAAACATGGACTTTTCTTGACATACTAGAGAATTTTGTATTAAACACCTTAAACATATGCCAAAATATATAACAAGGCGGAAAgttaattataaatattgttttgacatgtagatTTCTGCTGGATTCTTAGTTAGTAGTGTAGACAATTCCACAAATATAGATAAAGGTTATCCAAGTTAATGAACGAAAAGTATTTCTAATATAATGTCTACCATAGTAGACTAACATGCTAAAGACGTACTTTATCCGTCTAATACTACTAGTCAAAATCACTAAAAATGCTTTCTAAATATTtgtcaatttataaaattaaaacagAATTAATCaactttgtttatattttgtctttaaaattaatttttttttaaagttaatagTATTGATTGCATTGAAAATAGTTAAGAGCAAATCAGTAGAAGAATATTTCTTAATTATAACTGTTTTGGAAAATATGACAACTAATTAGTATGTGACGGATAGAGcataatttaattattgttattaatttGATTTACAAATATTTTGACAATTCTAGTACATCTCACTTTTTCattgtatatatttgttataatattgttttgacatgtagatTTCTGCTAATAGTAGTGTAGACAATTCCACAAATATATATAATCGTTATCCAAATTAATGGATGAAAAGTATTTCTAATATAATGTCTACCATAGTAGACTAACATACTAAAGAAGTACTTTTTCCGTCTAATACTAATTGTCAACATCATTAAAAATA comes from Capsicum annuum cultivar UCD-10X-F1 chromosome 2, UCD10Xv1.1, whole genome shotgun sequence and encodes:
- the LOC107861128 gene encoding glucan endo-1,3-beta-glucosidase 14, whose protein sequence is MPIYTSLHTSSFPPTILSLSSLLRNINQSIKNPFLNLFIQSMDAPLRSRTSLLQFLVTFFLLILLGLNNIREVESLGINYGQVANNLPPPEKVLQLLHALKITKARIYDTNPQVLTTFANSNIELIVTVENQMLATLCDQQQALQWVTSHIRPYFPATNITGIAVGNEIFTDEDTSLMTYLVPAMVNIHAALVKTGLSQYIQVSSPNSLAVLANSYPPSAGSFRTDLNQIMQQFLQFLATTKSPFWINAYPYFAYKDNPNKISLDYVLFNSNEGMVDPYTKLHYDNMLYAQVDAAIFAIARMGFNGLEVKISETGWPSKGDTNEIGATLQNAAIYNRNILRRQLLNEGTPLRPNVRLDIYVFALFNEDMKPGPTSERNYGLFQPDGTMAYNVGLLSTSSSTTEPASASISLASSAPPMVKRVGYQSLVNWMMMFVYFCWLCKR